The DNA window CAAAACGATTCTGTACTCAAGGAAATTGTACCGAGCGGTTCGGAGTGGACGGTTTTCTTCAGCGACCTTATGCCGAAATATAAACGGGCCAAGGGCGTGAAAGGGATTCCCGGTGCAGACAGTGAAGTAAAGTATGCCGATCTGGATGCCATCTGGAAACAGGTGGATGAGGCCGGCACATCGCGTTTGCCGTTAATTGCGGATCAGAACTGGAAGGGCAAAGCGGCTTACCTGAAGAAAACGTTCAAGGTGGATGAGTCCGGCGTGAAAAATCCTTGTCTCTACCTGAAACAGACCGCGCGGCTTTCGCAGGCGAATCCGGGGCGGGTTGCCATCTCCATCGACGGTCGCAATGTGCTGACACTGGAGGAGGGCTGCGATGGATACCGCCTCATTCCTGTAGGTGAGCGCTGCGGGCAACTTACTCCGGGTATGCATACGATTACAGTGATTGCCGAGAAACCATTAAAGGGTGGCTTTGTGGATATTGGGCTGGTTGAGCATATCAGTCAAAAAAAGTAAGAGGAAAAACGAGATGAGAACTTTTTTCGGAGTCGGTTGTCTTCTGGTGATTTGCGCCGGAAGTGTATTGGCACGAACCGTTAATGTGGAAGATCACGGGATTGTACCAGGGCAGGATGTAACGTTTAAAGTGAATCAGCTTCTGGAAGAACTTCAGGGAGAAAAAGGGGTGACCCTTTATTTTCCTAAAGGGCGTTATGAGTTTAAACCGGAAAATGCAATCGAGAAATATAGAGCCGTGACCAACCACGACAACAGCCTGAAACGAATTGCTTTTCCATTGTATGGGTTTGAAGACTTTACCCTTGATGGCGGGGAATCCACGTTCCTGTTTTATGGACGTATCTGTCCGGTGATCGTCGAGAATTCAAAAAATATCATGCTGAAAAATTTCAGTATTGACTGGGATACACCGTTTCATCACGAGCTGACCGTTGTTGAACGTGATGAAAAGAACAATACCTTCGTGGCAGAAGTCAGCCCGATGAAGCACGGCTTCAAAGTACAGGGCGGTAAACTGCTGCTGGGGCACTATGGTTGGGAAGATGAGCTGGGGCAGAATATTCCGTACGACCCGAAGACAGGTGCGCCTTATTGGGATACACGCAGGTATGGCCTGAAATACAGAGGGGCGAAGGCCGCCAACGTTGGAGAAAACAGAGTGCGGCTTCAGGACGCCACACGCCTTGCTCCTCCGCTGGGTGCCGTATTATGCGCTTGGGGGAACTCTCCGAACCGGTTGGCGCAGTCTATTCATCTGGGCAATTCTCTGAATACAACGATTGAGAATGTAACGGTCTATGCCGGCGGTGGTATGGGACTGATTGCGGAACGATGCGAAAATATTCATCTCAATAAATTTGTTGTAACTTCAGCGGAAGGCCGAACACTTTCTGCACGTGCGGATGCAACTCATTTTCTCGGCTGTAAGGGGCTCATTCATGTGGAAAACTGTCTGCTGGAGCATATGGGAGATGATGGAATCAATGTGCATGGTGCTTATGTGAAGGTCGTTGAGTACATGGGTGATAACACATTTCTCTGTGAAATCAGTCATCGACAACAGAAAGGGCTGATCTTCTGTGAACCGGGCGACAAGGTGATGCTTACGTCACGTAAAAATGTTCAGCCTCTTTATGAGTCGACCGTTACCGCTACTCGAATTCTGAATGAATCCCGCTTTTTGATGACGGTGGATATGATGCCGGAAACGTATCCGGAAGGTCCGTTATCGTTTGAAAACCTGACCTGGTATCCGGACGTCATCATGAAAAAATGTATTGTGCGGGAAAACCGTGCCCGCAGTGTTCTGATTTCGACGAAAGGTAAAGTCCTGCTCGAAGATAACTGGTTTTCTTCTCAGATGCACGGAGTGCTGATCGAGGGAGATAACAAGTCCTGGTATGAATCCGGCGGAGTTCGGGATGTGACGATCAATAACAATACATTTGTGAATCACGGGTATGGAAATGGGCAGGGTTACCCTCTCTACGCCGCACCCATGCTGCTGCCGGAGCAGACGCTGGGCGACGACCAATATCACTGGAATATCCGGTTCACGAATAACAGGATCAAAAATTTTAACGGCCATCTGGTACATGCGAAATCTGTTAAGAACCTGATCGTTGAAGAGAACACGGTAGAAGTCGATAATACGTATCCGAGCAGTTCCGGGCTGCCGGCAGTCGCTTTGGATTTCTGCAAAGATGTACGAGTGAAAAACAACAGTTTTGCCGGATTCGAATTCCCCATCCGAATAGAGAGCAAAGGCGGAACCACTGGATTGAAAGTTGAACATAATACCGGTCTCGATTCTGGTACGCTGAATAAATAAATTACTCCCCCATGCTCGAACCGTATAGGCGCATCTAGAGGGGAGATATCTTCATTGG is part of the Pontiella agarivorans genome and encodes:
- a CDS encoding right-handed parallel beta-helix repeat-containing protein, translating into MRTFFGVGCLLVICAGSVLARTVNVEDHGIVPGQDVTFKVNQLLEELQGEKGVTLYFPKGRYEFKPENAIEKYRAVTNHDNSLKRIAFPLYGFEDFTLDGGESTFLFYGRICPVIVENSKNIMLKNFSIDWDTPFHHELTVVERDEKNNTFVAEVSPMKHGFKVQGGKLLLGHYGWEDELGQNIPYDPKTGAPYWDTRRYGLKYRGAKAANVGENRVRLQDATRLAPPLGAVLCAWGNSPNRLAQSIHLGNSLNTTIENVTVYAGGGMGLIAERCENIHLNKFVVTSAEGRTLSARADATHFLGCKGLIHVENCLLEHMGDDGINVHGAYVKVVEYMGDNTFLCEISHRQQKGLIFCEPGDKVMLTSRKNVQPLYESTVTATRILNESRFLMTVDMMPETYPEGPLSFENLTWYPDVIMKKCIVRENRARSVLISTKGKVLLEDNWFSSQMHGVLIEGDNKSWYESGGVRDVTINNNTFVNHGYGNGQGYPLYAAPMLLPEQTLGDDQYHWNIRFTNNRIKNFNGHLVHAKSVKNLIVEENTVEVDNTYPSSSGLPAVALDFCKDVRVKNNSFAGFEFPIRIESKGGTTGLKVEHNTGLDSGTLNK